Proteins found in one Arachis stenosperma cultivar V10309 chromosome 8, arast.V10309.gnm1.PFL2, whole genome shotgun sequence genomic segment:
- the LOC130946326 gene encoding transcription factor E2FC-like isoform X3, with protein sequence MSTLGKDKKSQLKHRFHPHSHSLSQSFSHSILPNPPQLTQTCAINSFNFNNHNHNHTSNHRQLPPTFYNQTQPPIRAENQTTKSKLSRYTKHATHEPNATAPHLAAVNNCRYDSSLGLLTKKFVCLIEAADYGTLDLNKTAETLEVQKRRIYDITNVLEGIGLIEKTSKNHIRWKGCNGHGPQELDYQLKRLKTEVESLYAEESALDDCIRQKQELIKNLEENENSQRYLFLTNEDILNLPCFQNQELIAIKAPKVSVVEVPDPDQELGFRHYKMTVRSATGPIYIYLLSKKGLKCKGDTIEQVKLIDPSWNGNHCKMRDMILSESEADLKNPCEVLTSPGSEAFGIQEITPMEFKMDDDYWFESDAGVTLTDLWVNNNF encoded by the exons ATGTCAACTTTGGGGAAGGATAAAAAATCCCAATTAAAGCATCGATTCCATCCACATTCTCATTCTCTTTCTCAATCCTTTTCCCATTCCATACTCCCTAACCCACCC CAGTTGACTCAAACATGTGCAATCAATAGTTTCAacttcaataatcataatcacaatCACACAAGTAATCATCGTCAACTACCTCCTACTTTCTACAATCAAACTCAGCCTCCCATTAGGGCAGAGAATCAAACCACCAAGTCAAAACTTTCCAGATATACAAAACATGCCACTCACGAACCTAATGCTACTG CTCCTCATTTGGCTGCAGTTAACAACTGTCGTTATGACAGTTCCTTAG GGTTGTTAACCAAGAAATTTGTCTGCTTGATTGAAGCGGCTGACTATGGTACCTTGGATTTAAATAAAACTGCTGAGACCTTGGAG GTTCAAAAACGAAGAATTTATGATATTACAAATGTTCTCGAAGGAATAGGATTGATAGAGAAGACTTCAAAGAATCATATACGGTGGAA GGGATGTAATGGACATGGACCCCAAGAACTGGATTATCAACTCAAAAGACTTAAG ACTGAAGTTGAAAGTCTGTATGCTGAAGAATCTGCACTTGATGATTGTATAAG GCAAAAGCAAGAGCTAATAAAAAACCTGGAGGAAAATGAAAATTCTCAAAG GTACCTTTTCCTGACAAATGAAGATATTCTTAACCTTCCATGCTTCCAG AACCAAGAGCTTATTGCAATCAAGGCTCCGAAAGTTAGTGTTGTCGAGGTTCCCGATCCTGATCAG GAGTTAGGTTTCCGGCATTACAAAATGACTGTTAGAAGTGCAACTGGaccaatatatatatacctaTTGAG CAAGAAAGGCCTTAAGTGTAAGGGTGATACTATCGAGCAGGTGAAGCTAATAGATCCATCATGGAATGGTAATCACTGCAAAATGAGGGACATGATATTATCAGAAAGCGAGGCTGATCTAAAAAATCCTTGTGAGGTTTTAACATCCCCAGGCTCAGAGGCATTTGGAATCCAAGAAATTACTCCTATGGAATTTAAA ATGGATGATGACTATTGGTTTGAATCAGATGCTGGAGTGACCCTAACAGATTTGTGGGTTAACAATAACTTCTAA
- the LOC130946326 gene encoding transcription factor E2FC-like isoform X1, with translation MSTLGKDKKSQLKHRFHPHSHSLSQSFSHSILPNPPQLTQTCAINSFNFNNHNHNHTSNHRQLPPTFYNQTQPPIRAENQTTKSKLSRYTKHATHEPNATEAPHLAAVNNCRYDSSLGLLTKKFVCLIEAADYGTLDLNKTAETLEVQKRRIYDITNVLEGIGLIEKTSKNHIRWKGCNGHGPQELDYQLKRLKTEVESLYAEESALDDCIRQKQELIKNLEENENSQRYLFLTNEDILNLPCFQNQELIAIKAPKVSVVEVPDPDQELGFRHYKMTVRSATGPIYIYLLSKKGLKCKGDTIEQVKLIDPSWNGNHCKMRDMILSESEADLKNPCEVLTSPGSEAFGIQEITPMEFKMDDDYWFESDAGVTLTDLWVNNNF, from the exons ATGTCAACTTTGGGGAAGGATAAAAAATCCCAATTAAAGCATCGATTCCATCCACATTCTCATTCTCTTTCTCAATCCTTTTCCCATTCCATACTCCCTAACCCACCC CAGTTGACTCAAACATGTGCAATCAATAGTTTCAacttcaataatcataatcacaatCACACAAGTAATCATCGTCAACTACCTCCTACTTTCTACAATCAAACTCAGCCTCCCATTAGGGCAGAGAATCAAACCACCAAGTCAAAACTTTCCAGATATACAAAACATGCCACTCACGAACCTAATGCTACTG AAGCTCCTCATTTGGCTGCAGTTAACAACTGTCGTTATGACAGTTCCTTAG GGTTGTTAACCAAGAAATTTGTCTGCTTGATTGAAGCGGCTGACTATGGTACCTTGGATTTAAATAAAACTGCTGAGACCTTGGAG GTTCAAAAACGAAGAATTTATGATATTACAAATGTTCTCGAAGGAATAGGATTGATAGAGAAGACTTCAAAGAATCATATACGGTGGAA GGGATGTAATGGACATGGACCCCAAGAACTGGATTATCAACTCAAAAGACTTAAG ACTGAAGTTGAAAGTCTGTATGCTGAAGAATCTGCACTTGATGATTGTATAAG GCAAAAGCAAGAGCTAATAAAAAACCTGGAGGAAAATGAAAATTCTCAAAG GTACCTTTTCCTGACAAATGAAGATATTCTTAACCTTCCATGCTTCCAG AACCAAGAGCTTATTGCAATCAAGGCTCCGAAAGTTAGTGTTGTCGAGGTTCCCGATCCTGATCAG GAGTTAGGTTTCCGGCATTACAAAATGACTGTTAGAAGTGCAACTGGaccaatatatatatacctaTTGAG CAAGAAAGGCCTTAAGTGTAAGGGTGATACTATCGAGCAGGTGAAGCTAATAGATCCATCATGGAATGGTAATCACTGCAAAATGAGGGACATGATATTATCAGAAAGCGAGGCTGATCTAAAAAATCCTTGTGAGGTTTTAACATCCCCAGGCTCAGAGGCATTTGGAATCCAAGAAATTACTCCTATGGAATTTAAA ATGGATGATGACTATTGGTTTGAATCAGATGCTGGAGTGACCCTAACAGATTTGTGGGTTAACAATAACTTCTAA
- the LOC130946326 gene encoding transcription factor E2FC-like isoform X4, with amino-acid sequence MSTLGKDKKSQLKHRFHPHSHSLSQSFSHSILPNPPQLTQTCAINSFNFNNHNHNHTSNHRQLPPTFYNQTQPPIRAENQTTKSKLSRYTKHATHEPNATVNNCRYDSSLGLLTKKFVCLIEAADYGTLDLNKTAETLEVQKRRIYDITNVLEGIGLIEKTSKNHIRWKGCNGHGPQELDYQLKRLKTEVESLYAEESALDDCIRQKQELIKNLEENENSQRYLFLTNEDILNLPCFQNQELIAIKAPKVSVVEVPDPDQELGFRHYKMTVRSATGPIYIYLLSKKGLKCKGDTIEQVKLIDPSWNGNHCKMRDMILSESEADLKNPCEVLTSPGSEAFGIQEITPMEFKMDDDYWFESDAGVTLTDLWVNNNF; translated from the exons ATGTCAACTTTGGGGAAGGATAAAAAATCCCAATTAAAGCATCGATTCCATCCACATTCTCATTCTCTTTCTCAATCCTTTTCCCATTCCATACTCCCTAACCCACCC CAGTTGACTCAAACATGTGCAATCAATAGTTTCAacttcaataatcataatcacaatCACACAAGTAATCATCGTCAACTACCTCCTACTTTCTACAATCAAACTCAGCCTCCCATTAGGGCAGAGAATCAAACCACCAAGTCAAAACTTTCCAGATATACAAAACATGCCACTCACGAACCTAATGCTACTG TTAACAACTGTCGTTATGACAGTTCCTTAG GGTTGTTAACCAAGAAATTTGTCTGCTTGATTGAAGCGGCTGACTATGGTACCTTGGATTTAAATAAAACTGCTGAGACCTTGGAG GTTCAAAAACGAAGAATTTATGATATTACAAATGTTCTCGAAGGAATAGGATTGATAGAGAAGACTTCAAAGAATCATATACGGTGGAA GGGATGTAATGGACATGGACCCCAAGAACTGGATTATCAACTCAAAAGACTTAAG ACTGAAGTTGAAAGTCTGTATGCTGAAGAATCTGCACTTGATGATTGTATAAG GCAAAAGCAAGAGCTAATAAAAAACCTGGAGGAAAATGAAAATTCTCAAAG GTACCTTTTCCTGACAAATGAAGATATTCTTAACCTTCCATGCTTCCAG AACCAAGAGCTTATTGCAATCAAGGCTCCGAAAGTTAGTGTTGTCGAGGTTCCCGATCCTGATCAG GAGTTAGGTTTCCGGCATTACAAAATGACTGTTAGAAGTGCAACTGGaccaatatatatatacctaTTGAG CAAGAAAGGCCTTAAGTGTAAGGGTGATACTATCGAGCAGGTGAAGCTAATAGATCCATCATGGAATGGTAATCACTGCAAAATGAGGGACATGATATTATCAGAAAGCGAGGCTGATCTAAAAAATCCTTGTGAGGTTTTAACATCCCCAGGCTCAGAGGCATTTGGAATCCAAGAAATTACTCCTATGGAATTTAAA ATGGATGATGACTATTGGTTTGAATCAGATGCTGGAGTGACCCTAACAGATTTGTGGGTTAACAATAACTTCTAA
- the LOC130946326 gene encoding transcription factor E2FC-like isoform X2, with protein sequence MSTLGKDKKSQLKHRFHPHSHSLSQSFSHSILPNPPLTQTCAINSFNFNNHNHNHTSNHRQLPPTFYNQTQPPIRAENQTTKSKLSRYTKHATHEPNATEAPHLAAVNNCRYDSSLGLLTKKFVCLIEAADYGTLDLNKTAETLEVQKRRIYDITNVLEGIGLIEKTSKNHIRWKGCNGHGPQELDYQLKRLKTEVESLYAEESALDDCIRQKQELIKNLEENENSQRYLFLTNEDILNLPCFQNQELIAIKAPKVSVVEVPDPDQELGFRHYKMTVRSATGPIYIYLLSKKGLKCKGDTIEQVKLIDPSWNGNHCKMRDMILSESEADLKNPCEVLTSPGSEAFGIQEITPMEFKMDDDYWFESDAGVTLTDLWVNNNF encoded by the exons ATGTCAACTTTGGGGAAGGATAAAAAATCCCAATTAAAGCATCGATTCCATCCACATTCTCATTCTCTTTCTCAATCCTTTTCCCATTCCATACTCCCTAACCCACCC TTGACTCAAACATGTGCAATCAATAGTTTCAacttcaataatcataatcacaatCACACAAGTAATCATCGTCAACTACCTCCTACTTTCTACAATCAAACTCAGCCTCCCATTAGGGCAGAGAATCAAACCACCAAGTCAAAACTTTCCAGATATACAAAACATGCCACTCACGAACCTAATGCTACTG AAGCTCCTCATTTGGCTGCAGTTAACAACTGTCGTTATGACAGTTCCTTAG GGTTGTTAACCAAGAAATTTGTCTGCTTGATTGAAGCGGCTGACTATGGTACCTTGGATTTAAATAAAACTGCTGAGACCTTGGAG GTTCAAAAACGAAGAATTTATGATATTACAAATGTTCTCGAAGGAATAGGATTGATAGAGAAGACTTCAAAGAATCATATACGGTGGAA GGGATGTAATGGACATGGACCCCAAGAACTGGATTATCAACTCAAAAGACTTAAG ACTGAAGTTGAAAGTCTGTATGCTGAAGAATCTGCACTTGATGATTGTATAAG GCAAAAGCAAGAGCTAATAAAAAACCTGGAGGAAAATGAAAATTCTCAAAG GTACCTTTTCCTGACAAATGAAGATATTCTTAACCTTCCATGCTTCCAG AACCAAGAGCTTATTGCAATCAAGGCTCCGAAAGTTAGTGTTGTCGAGGTTCCCGATCCTGATCAG GAGTTAGGTTTCCGGCATTACAAAATGACTGTTAGAAGTGCAACTGGaccaatatatatatacctaTTGAG CAAGAAAGGCCTTAAGTGTAAGGGTGATACTATCGAGCAGGTGAAGCTAATAGATCCATCATGGAATGGTAATCACTGCAAAATGAGGGACATGATATTATCAGAAAGCGAGGCTGATCTAAAAAATCCTTGTGAGGTTTTAACATCCCCAGGCTCAGAGGCATTTGGAATCCAAGAAATTACTCCTATGGAATTTAAA ATGGATGATGACTATTGGTTTGAATCAGATGCTGGAGTGACCCTAACAGATTTGTGGGTTAACAATAACTTCTAA